One Camelina sativa cultivar DH55 chromosome 3, Cs, whole genome shotgun sequence genomic window carries:
- the LOC104777739 gene encoding probable sugar phosphate/phosphate translocator At1g48230: MAKMINKSLVLTYIYLLIYIILSSGVILYNKVVTLKVECRIEWVLSPKYFNFPLPITLTMIHMGFSGFVAFLLIRVFKVVSPVKMTFEIYVTCVVPISAFFASSLWFGNTAYLHISVAFIQMLKALMPVATFLMAVVCGTDKARCDVFMNMVLVSVGVVVSSYGEINFNVIGTVYQVMGIFAEALRLVLTQVLLQKKGLTLXK; this comes from the exons atggctaAGATGATAAACAAGTCGCTTGTACTTACCTATATCTACTTACTGATCTACATTATACTCTCTTCTGGAGTTATACTCTACAACAAG GTTGTAACTCTGAAAGTAGAATGTAGAATTGAG TGGGTTCTATCTCCAAAATACTTCAATTTTCCACTTCCTATAACATTGACTATGATCCATATGGGATTCTCTGGATTTGTGGCCTTCCTTCTTATTCGGGTTTTCAAG GTTGTCTCTCCTGTTAAAATGACTTTCGAAAT ATATGTGACCTGTGTGGTACCTATAAGCGCATTCTTTGCATCCAGCCTCTG GTTCGGAAATACTGCATATTTGCACATTTCAGTTGCCTTCATACAGATGCTCAAAGCACTAA TGCCGGTAGCAACATTTCTCATGGCCGTTGTCTGTGGCACGGACAAAGCAAGGTGTGACGTGTTCATGAACATGGTGCTAGTCAGTGTTGGAGTTGTAGTATCATCCTATGGCGAAATTAATTTCAATGTAATCGGCACAGTCTACCAGGTCATGGGAATCTTTGCTGAAGCACTTAGACTGGTGCTAACTCAAGTTCTTCTTCAAAAGAAGGGCTTGACATTANTTAAGTAG